CCGATCGGTTGTGTTCGAGGAGATGGCTGGAAATCTAGTGCGGTGGTTCTGATTTGGTTTCCATTGGAGCGGTGAGTGGTTAAGCTATTCCGCGTGCTCTCCCGCCCCCATAGGCACTGGGTGCGGGAGCGGATTCTTCCCCCTCCTGGAAAACTCTCTTGAGGCTTCATCATGACCTTCGCTCTCCGCTCCCTTGCGCTGGCTGCGATTTTGTTTGGACTGGCCGCTCAACCTTGTTCGGCTCAGGATTCGCTTGGCCGCATCGAACGCTTGGATCCTGCGCTAGACAAGTTGTTGGCAAAAGATGCAAAGATCGAAGTCCTTGCGTCGGGCTTCACATGGTCCGAGGGGCCGCTGTGGGTTCCCGAGGAGGATGGCTATGTGTTGCTGAGCGATATCCCGCGAAATTCGATCTTCCGTTGGGATGCGAAGCGCGGCGTGTCGTTGTTCATGAGCCCCAGCGGCTACACCGGTAACACTTATTACGGCTTGGAACCTGGTGCCAACGGATTGGCGTTGGATGCCAAGGGCCAAGTCATGATGTGTGAACATGGCGATCGCCGCGTCAGCGTTTTGACGCGCGATGGCGGCAAGCGAACGCTGGTCGACAATTATCAAGGCAAGCGACTGAACAGCCCCAACGACTTGGTGCTTCATTCTTCCGGAGCGATCTACTTCACCGATCCGCCCTACG
Above is a genomic segment from Rosistilla ulvae containing:
- a CDS encoding SMP-30/gluconolactonase/LRE family protein; its protein translation is MTFALRSLALAAILFGLAAQPCSAQDSLGRIERLDPALDKLLAKDAKIEVLASGFTWSEGPLWVPEEDGYVLLSDIPRNSIFRWDAKRGVSLFMSPSGYTGNTYYGLEPGANGLALDAKGQVMMCEHGDRRVSVLTRDGGKRTLVDNYQGKRLNSPNDLVLHSSGAIYFTDPPYGMPKRYDDPRRELDFCGVYHLATDGTLTLISKELARPNGIGLSPDEKTLYVAQSDPKQAIWARFALNDDGTAGAMSILYDATDQVGKLPGLPDGLAVDPQGNLWASGPGGIYVFEPSGKLIGRLLTGQRTSNCTLGGPDGKDLFITADSYLCRVRLR